A DNA window from Anaerocolumna sp. AGMB13020 contains the following coding sequences:
- a CDS encoding aspartate/glutamate racemase family protein produces MKVGLVYTSTTPELIDMVEQEVKKNIGEGFELLSYKDPSILAEAREAGYVTATAAGKLVSLYMNAVADGAVAILNLCSSVGEVADASQDLAKYMGIPIVRIDEEMCKDAVRIAAKKAGRIGILATLPTTLEPTKNTVKRVARELGQQVTLVDGLIDAFGANQEEFKSLMLSKASEIMNEADVILLCQGSMAYCEELLAKTCNMPVVSSPRYGAIALKEALIRKGLL; encoded by the coding sequence ATGAAGGTTGGGTTGGTTTATACAAGTACAACGCCGGAACTGATTGACATGGTTGAACAGGAAGTGAAAAAAAATATCGGTGAAGGATTTGAGCTGCTAAGCTACAAGGATCCTTCCATATTGGCGGAAGCCAGAGAAGCAGGATATGTGACAGCAACGGCAGCAGGTAAGCTGGTTAGCTTGTATATGAATGCAGTTGCTGACGGAGCGGTGGCAATTCTTAATCTTTGCTCCTCGGTAGGCGAAGTGGCTGATGCAAGCCAGGACCTGGCAAAATATATGGGGATACCCATCGTCAGAATTGATGAAGAGATGTGTAAGGATGCAGTTAGAATTGCAGCAAAGAAAGCTGGACGTATCGGTATACTGGCAACACTTCCGACAACACTTGAGCCCACAAAGAACACTGTGAAGCGTGTAGCAAGAGAATTAGGACAACAAGTTACACTGGTGGATGGATTAATCGATGCTTTTGGTGCGAATCAGGAAGAATTCAAAAGCCTTATGTTAAGCAAAGCTTCTGAGATTATGAACGAAGCAGATGTTATTCTGTTATGTCAGGGTTCCATGGCATATTGTGAGGAACTGCTTGCAAAGACCTGTAATATGCCGGTTGTTTCCAGTCCCCGCTATGGTGCAATAGCTTTAAAGGAAGCATTAATACGGAAGGGGCTTTTGTAA